The Clarias gariepinus isolate MV-2021 ecotype Netherlands chromosome 3, CGAR_prim_01v2, whole genome shotgun sequence DNA window ATCCAGCATCTCTGAAGGTATGGGGGTGCATAAATGCATATGGTATAGGCAGCTTGCATGTTTTGGAAGGCAgtataaatatgtttgaaaagGTTTTAGATAATGACTATTTCAGAGAAGAACTTCACAAAACCACATTCTGTTATATAACTATTACAACAGCATGGCTTCATAGTAGAAGCATCCAGGTGTTGAATTGGCCTGCATGCAGGCGCATGCGgcacggtgatgtagtggttagcactgttggcctgcacctccagggtccgagtttgattaccggccaggctcgattcctgtctctgtgtgacaGAGTTgaaatggagtttgcatgttctccctgtgcttggtggatttcctccgggtactccgatttcctcccacagtccaaagacatgggtGTTAGGTTAATTGCTATTCtcaaattggccatagtgtgtgaatgaatgtgtgagtgtgtgtatgtctgtgtgccctgcgatggattggcaccctgtccagggtgtatcctgcctcgtgccctaagtctcctggaataggctccaggctccccgcaACCCtcaatacaggattaagtggtaatgacgatgagtgagagagctATACATACCGGCTTACcaaattttttagttttactgtaacttttgtttttgaaattATAAACAGTAGATTTTGGTTAATCTCTAAATCTGATGATCCCTCTTTTATTAAATTCCTTTTTATGGGCTGATTCTAAAGGAGAATTTTTAtaggatttttaaaagaatactatatatatatatacaggtatatatgaaaaatgtgatatttgcttgtttgtttgtttatattatgtactgtactgtactttttttatataatctctCTAATTTTACTGTAATATGTTGTAATACTCATGCATGCACACAAGCATTTAACTTAGCCTAACTGGAGTATACATGTGTACGTGGGGAAAATAGATGCCTATACAAATCCTGTTAAATTATTGAAGTTTAAACATCTAATGTTAAACAACATTAAACCTGTAGTATTGCACTGGTGTTAAACAGATATTATTCTATTTGATGAAattgtaattaataattttgtttttgatttttccCCCTCTATTATGTTGATTAAATTAAGATTCACAGATTTCTCTTTAGTCCTTGTGTTACGCTTTACCCCCACACATTTTGTAGGTGGTTCCCTAAGATGATGTATGACATAAGAAATAGGAAGGATGTTTTGAAATTCTAAATCACAGGACGTGACAGTGTATAAGTGTAAGCATGTGTAGacgagtgtgtgaatgagtgtgaggaAGAGCATTATTTGCATTATAAACAAAGACAAGTTTTATACCAACAAGCTGAGGAAAAGTGAAGCTTCCTAAGAAAAACAGAGGGCAGTAATGGAAGTTCTGCTGCTTCCGCTCCTCATTCTCCAGGTAATTTCGGGTGAGTTGCCTCtatgtacatttttacatttagcatTTGAAAGTTGTATTGAGCTTAGAGACATTTTAGTAAAGAAATTTAAGTCAGGTTTAAAATTTCACCAGACACATTATAACACTACACACATCCCAGATTAACGATCCAATCCTCATAGTAGAAATAAAAGGTATGTATTAGACAGCTTGTGAGATCCCTTACCAaatccacatacacacatgcatacacgcacacacacatgcatgcacacatacacacacatacactacacagAGGTAAGCAGTTAAACTGTATTGTGAATTAAACCCTAGTAGAGATGACATGAATGCATGTTCTGTAACTGAGATTTCTGAGTGTGAGTGCACTGCTCTGACGTCAGATTGCATGTTGAGTAACTTTCACTGTCACAACTTTGATTTCCTTATGTGTGATTGCATGTGCATGTTCAATCATTCAAGTACTTTCTTAGGGTTTACAGATTTACACTATTACTGACTCTCAGTATCACTAGAGGAATACTGGGAACACatagaaagtaaaaacattGTGAATACTGTAAAAACAGGAATTCTGACatcaaagaaaattaaaataccTGGGGAAAAACTGACATATTGTGAAAATATCTTAAGACATTGCTtggttataaaaatatttatgagTGTCTCTCGCTAAGTTATTGTACACTGCTAAGTTGTGTTATACTTTAGCATTATAGGTAATATTCATAAAGTTTACAATTACTGACATCCTCTTTTACAGGATGTGCATGTTTATGGACTGTAGGAAAACTGACAGCTAAACCCGGTGACTCTGTCACAATTCCCTGCCACTACAACTGGAGGTTCCGAGAGAATGTCAAGTACTGGTGCAGAGGGAAAATGTGGTACATGTGTGTCCGTGTCAGAGAGCGGCCAGGTCGAGTTGGTGTGATGGACAACCCAGATGAGTCCGTTATCACCCTCAGTCTCTCTGAGCTGCAGATTGGTGATACCGGGAGGTACTGGTGCGCCATTGAAATTAAAGGACTGATGAAGAGCGACATCAGGACATCATTGGAGCTGCAAGTGACTAATGGTAAGAGCCTGAAATCAGATCTAaattaatatagaaataaaaaaatgtaaaagaattgCCAGGCCCATtgccccagccactggatgcagtgacAGTCAGGAAGTagtataaaacctgtgccaagttgtgtgtggatcagatcAGCCGTGTCTTGTATGCTATGGCAACTCCTTGATGGTAGCTGAAGAAATActaacacacacttatatacagtaggaggAGCATTTATGCACAaccaggattttttaaaaactatatgcatgtatatataatgtatgtatttatttttcattgatttctaaatacgtgtgtgtgtgtgtgtcagatccTGATTTCTGGGTCACCAGTGCGTTTTTGTCTGCTTTTGAGGGTGGAACTGTTCACATGCGGTGTTTGTATAGCGACAGACTGAAGAAGGAGGAAAAGAAGTGGTGTAGGGGTGGAGACCTGCACTCCTGCCGATCTCAACAAAGCACTCAGATATCCCAGCATACATCACTACAGCTCAGAGATGATGGAAATGGCTCATTCAGTGTGACGCAGCGGGGACTTCAGACAGGTGACGCCGGCTGGTACTGGTGCAGCGCTGCAGGGGTCCAAGCACCTGTACACATCTCCatcagaaaaacacacaactaTACACACAACAATACAGGCATGTTTACACTACACAATTGAACACTACAGAATGACAAATGCCATCACTCCCCACGTGTATCATTAAGACTTGGCTGCCCATGGCCCTGCCACCGGTTCATTGGTTTTACTTACATGgatcatttttaataatgtaggtcctgaccactgcagcctgcaAAAAATCCCTCAAGAGCTACAGTTTtgaagttgctctgacccagttgtctagccattacTATTTTTaccttctcacagtagctacagtaaTACAGCAATATCTCATTACAATATCTCATTATGGCAGCtaaagtgggtgggatatattaggcatgtgttggaagcagaaaacttgggcaagcataaggatttgagtaaCGTTGTCAAGGGCCAGCTTGCGATGACTTGGGGACTGGGTCAGAACA harbors:
- the LOC128519451 gene encoding polymeric immunoglobulin receptor-like isoform X2, whose translation is MWYMCVRVRERPGRVGVMDNPDESVITLSLSELQIGDTGRYWCAIEIKGLMKSDIRTSLELQVTNDPDFWVTSAFLSAFEGGTVHMRCLYSDRLKKEEKKWCRGGDLHSCRSQQSTQISQHTSLQLRDDGNGSFSVTQRGLQTGDAGWYWCSAAGVQAPVHISIRKTHNYTHNNTVYSDSPSPSSTIAQTPQIHTLQTHIGPSSSRGLTTFLTPSSTSASPEDMFTSSALGYSSTLPKSPPITKPSALHRLRLCVVVLLAAVMSVVVGAVCWRFKTQQYEAWIWKKVVESEELNVRDNEELLDHNWSRAAVLQLQEETNS
- the LOC128519451 gene encoding polymeric immunoglobulin receptor-like isoform X1; protein product: MEVLLLPLLILQVISGCACLWTVGKLTAKPGDSVTIPCHYNWRFRENVKYWCRGKMWYMCVRVRERPGRVGVMDNPDESVITLSLSELQIGDTGRYWCAIEIKGLMKSDIRTSLELQVTNDPDFWVTSAFLSAFEGGTVHMRCLYSDRLKKEEKKWCRGGDLHSCRSQQSTQISQHTSLQLRDDGNGSFSVTQRGLQTGDAGWYWCSAAGVQAPVHISIRKTHNYTHNNTVYSDSPSPSSTIAQTPQIHTLQTHIGPSSSRGLTTFLTPSSTSASPEDMFTSSALGYSSTLPKSPPITKPSALHRLRLCVVVLLAAVMSVVVGAVCWRFKTQQYEAWIWKKVVESEELNVRDNEELLDHNWSRAAVLQLQEETNS